The sequence gagaatacatgtattttatgttttacgttatggacacaagtaactgaaaaatatattctacgttgagttgtaccactggcatacttccctgtagcttggtaactattatttacagcggtattgtaaacgcgaatcctgttgatagatctatcgggcctgacaaccccaaccggattggacgaccagtattcaacggttgcacagtacttcgtttcgtgactacacttggtacggtgtagtaagatttcataataaagggaatatgcgacgtgattgaatgttaagtatggttatcaagtgctcaaccacttagaatatttttattaaaatgtttacatatgaaatcttgtggtccatggttgttataacgctgctagcatcaaacctatatatctcaccaactttatgttgacgttttaaagcatgttattctcaggtatgaattaagtcttccgctgtgcattagctcaaattaaggatactactcgggaccatttaagtcatgattcaaggacgttgcattcgagtcattgaagtgctatagagattattattaagtaaatggcaatTTAGGTCatctggatattatgaaatgttaggcgaacatgtcaaTTTCTGATGTAACATTAGATTGTTCttgagaaataaatgcaacgtttgtaaaatgtatcatatagaggtcaagtacctcgcaatgttatcaactattgtaattcgtttgtaatcaatatggacaacgtccggttgattagtttcggatcctttcaccagggtgctctgttacgtagaatcatttgataaacgtttctggaagaaacaactgaaatcttgtgatccacctttatgtacagattatgcaaaacattaaaactatgaactcaccaacctttgtgttgacacttgttagcatgtttattctcaggttccctagaagtcttccgctgtttgcttatatgttagacaagctatgtgcatggagtcttacatgacatatttatcaaggaaacgttgcattcaccaaatcatcaccatgtatcttattttgactgcattgtcaatggaagtactattgtaaactattatttacggtgattgtctatatgtagaaatcatcagatgttgaaaacctttgatttaatattcatttatggtgtgctttttcaaaagaatgcaatgtttacaaaacgtatcatatagaggtcaaatacctcgccatgaaatcgatgaatgacgtgttcatccatatgaatTTGGAACGATCGTCACACTTTTCAAACCACGTTTTTTAAACCACCAAGTTCAATTAACTATAATGATCATAAACAAGTGTTTGACATCAAACCCTATTCTAAACAAGTGTTTAGAATGCTTAGCGGCCGAGTAACATGTTTAGAGTGCATTATTCAATTGTCAGGCAATGGTATATGTTGTCACCTTTCCTTACTTCACGTCCTGTAATCGTTTCGGACAATCGCCATTTTGTTGATTGTAATTTAATATACTGCTTTTTTCGCCAAAAATCAAAAAATCATACCCTATTTTTAAAAAATGATCCATAATACACAACGACACATATCATGAGCATGGAACGTACAATAAAATATGAAAGTAATGAATTGCATACTCGAAGTTTTATGTCTCGCCTGAGGTAATAGAACATTTTTCCTACCTAGAGTTAAATAACGAATCTCTTTACCCCCAGTAAAAATAGTTTTATACATCTCAAATTTCATACTTTAGAGACATGAAATTAATTATACATTTCACATTTCATACTTCAGATACCCGAAATTAAGTattgttttttttcttctttttactTTTTATTGTGGGCCAAAATAATAAAAACTTTATAACGACACTTTCACGAAAAATGAAAGCGGCCTAAAAATTGAGAGATATAAACGAAAATTGACAAACCTCGAAACGAAAAGCTAAAACAAGCAACCTAACCGATAACTAAAATCGAGACTTAACGAAACCAAACGATACAACAAAGAACACACCAACGAAACAAACACCTAAAACATTTTATTGAAAATGACTTTGTATTGAACAACTACCAAACATCAAGGGCTTTTTCGAAAATATTTCAACGTTGTAGTCAAGCTTTCAGAGGCGGATCCATtgtaaagtcaaaattggtcaaaaacTTCAAACCTTCAAACCTCTTTCAATTATTTTGCAGAATCATTAGAAACAGCTCGTCGATCCTTTTCCTTCGTATTGCTTAACTCGCACGAAAATGGTAATATTTCACACTCTTGTTGGATCAACATACTGTATCTAAAACCCTAATTCAAATCATTTTCAATAAAGTTTaatttattattgatataatttaattttgatttaaaattGTATAGATCCGATTCATTTTGCTACAAAACAGGCAAGGGAAGACTCGTTTAGCTAAGTACTACATCCCTCTCGAAGAATCTGAAAAGCATAAGGTTGAATACGAGGTGTGAATTAATTCttacttttttttttgtttgtaaaaTTTTTTTTATTCTAAGTTTTTTGTGATTCTAATGTATAATTGTGTGTGTATGTTTAGGTTCATCGGTTGGTTGTAAACAGAGATCCTAAATTTACTAACTTTGTTGAGGTAATTGATCCTTCTATCATCATCTtttaagaggtctcgggttcgaatcccgTCTAGAACGAATATTTAGTGGTGCCCAGGGATGGGTCTTGTTGGGCTGCGTACATTATAGTATGAGGttggattactcgccctcccgggtagcccgaacagggaaaaccttctaccttttacctTTTACCTATCATCATCTTTTAACTTGTATATTAGAAATATTTCATAGTTTGGGTGTCAtcagtgtatgtatgtatgtatgatcaAGAGGGAAattaccaatcggggggaagcggggggaagcaaaaactttttttttttttgttttttgaaaaaactttgttcacgaacattatagatgggatgaaaatatgaacatttagtagagacactttgtgataaatgtttttattttggcgggaaaacgctcgaagaagtaatatataacaattatcgtgtttttcgagcgtatgttgaggttttagctattggggttttggtatttgggtttagatattagggtttatagggtttagatattagggtttagggtttagatttagggtttagatttaggatttagattgagtttttaacacgaacggtttagagtttagggtttagggtttggtgttttgggtttatggaataaacccaaaacaccaaaccctaaaccctaaactctaaatcgggctaaattttatttcacaaaacatgaagaaaaaaaacgttcatattcttcacgaacaatattatcttgaatgttatttttgtcgatcgttttccctcctaaataataacattcatcacgaagtgtctcttctaaatgttcatattttcgtgtgatcttgatgccggaaaaaaaagtccaaaaaaaaaaaaaaaaaaaatttgcttcccccgcttccctcaattggttacttccccattgatcctgctcctatatatatatatatatatatatatatatatatatatatatatatatatatacacacggtcataatcaagagggaagcacttttttaggggaagggggaagcaaattattttttttttttttcgttttttgaaaaaactttgttcacgaacattatagattagatgaaaatatgaacatttaaaaaagacactttatgatgaatgtcattattttggcgggaaaacgctcgaagaaaaaaataaaaacatttaatgcattgaatgttttgctgctgagtttatttacatcgttttgttttcatcttgtgtgaagtgttttttttcgaatttagcccgatttagagtttagggtttagggttttcgggtttactccgtaaaccctcaacccaaaaccctaaaccttaaaccctaaactctaaaccgttcgtgttaaaatattcaatctaaaccctaaaccctaatttctaaacccaaaaccgtaatttctaaaccctaatggctaaaccctaatttataacccctaatttataaaccctaatttctaaaccctaaaatctaaccctttaaaaaaactcagcagcaaaatattcagtgcattgaatgtttttatttttttcttcgagcgtttttccgccaaaataatgacattcatcacaaagtgtcttttttaaatgttcatattttcatctaatctataatgttcgtgaacaaagttttttcaaaaaatgaaaaaaaattacttccccccaaaaaagtacttccctcttgattaaatctatatatatatatatatatatatatatatatatatatatatatatatatatatatatatatatatatatatatatatatatatatatatatagtggtaggatcaagagggaagtaaccaatcgaggggaagcaaaaacttttttttttttttttttcgtttattgaaaaaactttgttcacgaacattatagatgggatgaaaatatgaacatttagtagagacactttgtgataaatgtttttattttggcgggaaaacgctcgaagaagtaatatataacaattatcgtgtttttcgagcgtatgttgaggttttagctattggggtttagatattagggtttagaaatttagggtttagatttaggatttagattgagtttttaacacgaacggtttagagtttagggtttagggtttggtgttttgggtttattcccaaaacaccaaaccctaaactctaaatcgggctaaattttacttcacaaaacatggaaaaaaaaacgttcatattcttcacgaacaatattatcttgaatgttatttttgtcgatcgttttcccgcctaaataataacattcatcacgaaatgtctcttctaaatgttcatatttttgtgtgatcttgatgcctggaaaaaaaaattccaaaaaaaacggaaaaaaaaaaaaaattgcttccccccgattggttacttccccattgatcctgcccctatatatatatatatatatatatatatatatatatatatatatatatatatatatatatatatatatatattggatatcAGTTTGGGATCAtccagggggactaaaccacccacgtATTCATCTCCTGTAGTTGCATACCCACCCGCGTTCATCAATTTATGTATTATTTGACCATTTAGATTGTAGGAATATAGTATAGGACTACATTTATGTATCTGCATATGTACCGTATGATATTGTTGCTGCGAAAGGACTCAAGAAAACTAGAGACTTGAAACTGTAGTTAGTTTGATTATGACCTTGTATTTGTTATGAGCGGAAAGTTTTTGTGACATCATATTTGTTATGGTTACACAAGGTGTTATGGATTTCAGTTTGACTATCTGTTTCTGATTGCAGTTCCGTACACACAAAGTTATCTACAGGCGATATGCTGGACTATTTTTCTCACTTTGTGTTGATATAACCGATAATGAGCTAGCATATTTGGAGGGCATCCACTTATTTGTTGAAATACTTGATCACTTCTTCAGTAATGTATGCGAACTAGATTTGGTTTTCAACTTTCATAAGGTACAGAGTTCCTGCTGCAGATTTTTTTATTCTTTATTTCCTGTTTAAATTGGAAAAGGTTCGGTGCTTATTTATTGACATatgtttgtattttaatgaaaactATCCGTTCTCGTATTGACATGCATAATTATGCCCCCTTTATCTTATGAAAATTGCCAAGTTGACCACATGCGTACTATATTGGAAAGTGAAAACCTTTGGTTTTACATAATATTATGAGAGTATCCAAAATGATATCATTGAACCtagggttgtaaaagtcgcgagttggGGATTAGTCGGTCGGGACCTCGGAGGGACGAAGGCGAGTCGGGCGTTGACCTGACCTTTGGTAATAAAAAGCTTGAATGTATATACGTAATAAACATAAATATGTCAAACATTAACATAGATATAGGGCACAAAATCtgattttaaaaaatataaaaaatttgaccaactttgaccgactCGGTCCAACTCAGCCCGACTTTGACCTGAATTTTTGGCGTAGACCGTCTTTTTTTGGCTAAACGGGACGGGTTAGTCCCTAAACCGAcctgtcggccgacttttacaacagtgATTGAACCTAAGGTCATCGTCATCCCAAGTTAATTTTGAGGCATATTGAGTGTAGGCTGTCCTGGTAGTAAGCCCAATAGTATCCTTTTACAAACTTTAGGGAATAAATTTGTACCATGGGGGTCGTAGATCGGTACTTTTAGCTTTATATGTGTTGTTGCTTTTGTTGTATGTTTTCCAGTTTGATTTCTATAGCTTATACCTGGTTTATTTTATGAGAAGGTTTACCTGATATTAGACGAGTTCATTCTTGCTGGAGAGTTCCAAGAAACAAGCAAGAAGGTATTTGCTGTTCTTTCttctatattaaataattataattattattactctcTTCTACGCACTATTAAATTGCAATTTTTCCCCATTATATATTTACCAGTTAATTGGCCGAGTTGGGATGTTTTCTATCTTAAGTTAGCCAATGAAAAATGTAGCTAAATCCCTTCATTGCTCATGACCTCCTAAATCATTGATTTAAAAATTTAGGTTATCATTGCAATAATATTGTTTTTGTAGTTACAGGAAATCCATTAGTTGTTTGTATTTCAAAGTCAAAAATTGGAAAACAGATGTTTGCAGTTCAACCTGCTTCAACCCGGACTGATTTGACCCAGACTAAAAAGTTAACCTGTCTCAGCCCAATCCATTTCCCAACCCGCTTGACCTTCTTATGTTTGTCTCCTGTAATGATAAGGTTTTTAATACTACAAGCTGTTTCAATCTATAGGCAATCATTGAGAGGATGGGAGAATTGGAAAAACTGGAGTGAAATGCAGATTCTGATGGCTTATTTGTTCGATAATCAAGCATGGCTTCCGTTCTAGTCTTTTATCTGAATCTCATATCGTTACCATCGTTTTGGTCATGAGTTATTTTATTTCCATCATTCATAGTCGATAAATATCTTTTCATTCTGCATTTCTTGATTGTAACTGATTTAATTAGACCATTTTACCTTTGATGATTGTAAATAAAATGTTGTATACAGTGATGAATACAAACACTCATTGCTCAAAATAGCTTTGCCATTTTCAAAACGTTGTTTTAGAAAGCATGTCAGCTTGCTTTTTCAAAACTGTGTTCTCTCTGTAGCAAAACACAGATAATCACTTTTTGGCAAACATTTTTGTTGATAATTTACGTTTTGTAACGCACTAATCAGATAATCTCTTCAAAATGTAAAGCCAAACACCCCATAAAACGTAGTAATCATCAACAAGTTGTTGCCGCGCTGTTGCTAAACCCCGCTTTACTTGATCTACTTCAATCTACAAAGCAAAGGAGGACTTGATCTTTCAAATTCTTCAAGGTATCCCCATGTTCTTGTATAATTCAAGGCTAATCAAAAGTTGTTCTTGCATGTGTACAGTCTTACAACACTCAAATGCGCATTAATAACTTAGCAGTGTATTTGTTATAGATTAGCGTAAACAATCAATAACAAATTATGTTTGAAGTAAAAACCACAACATTGCAAAAATTATAGACGTCGGATAAAGAAACGTATGAAACAAGATACAATACGAACAATAATGGATTTGTTTTTTAACAGGAAAAAGATTATGAGATATGCTGAAGCAGTACACGAGCTTTTTGTAGTGATCGTAAAGAAATTAGTTGAAAGTTTAAGGGTGAAAGGTGAAAATATTGGATTTGAAAAATTGGCCATGTCAATTCAGAATAAACAAATACAGTTTCATGCCTGAAAGTGTTGGCTCCCCTGGTGTCCAAATACACAAAAATTCTGGTTTCTCACCATTCTTCAAGAATCAAAATGATGAAGGTGTTGGCGGTCTTTAAGTTATGGACAAGTCGGGCAAATTCATTGCTGTTGATCCATGGCCTGAAACCCTTCTTGTTAATCTCAGTGACATGGCAAATCTCATCATGTTGGAAAGATTAGTTGATGGTTTTAAGAGCTTGACACCAATTGACATTTAGTATATAGTCTCT comes from Rutidosis leptorrhynchoides isolate AG116_Rl617_1_P2 chromosome 4, CSIRO_AGI_Rlap_v1, whole genome shotgun sequence and encodes:
- the LOC139841794 gene encoding AP-2 complex subunit sigma; the encoded protein is MIRFILLQNRQGKTRLAKYYIPLEESEKHKVEYEVHRLVVNRDPKFTNFVEFRTHKVIYRRYAGLFFSLCVDITDNELAYLEGIHLFVEILDHFFSNVCELDLVFNFHKVYLILDEFILAGEFQETSKKAIIERMGELEKLE